Within Candidatus Poribacteria bacterium, the genomic segment TGAATCGGCTTGAACGGCTCTTCCGTTGTAGTTAGTTATCATTGCAGCTAAGGTTACATTCTGTTCCACCGAGTGAGGCACACCGAGGATACCGCTGGTACGGGACAAAGGATTCTGTTGAGAGGCATTTGTAGTTGTAGGCGTTGTAGTAGTGCTGACGTTTGTGTTGTTCTGGATGGCGGCTAAGGCTGTAGAGTTTTGGGCAGTGAGGGCTGACCTGAGCGGGTTGCTCGGGTTAAACGTTTCGCTGGAGGCGAGCCAATACCGATCATTATCGAGGTCAAAGACCACAAGGTAGGTTGTCCGATCTGTTATCGCCATGTCTCGTGCGAATGTGAGTAGGCTTCGGAGCGTCGCGGCGGACGCTTTTAGCCTGCGTGTCGCTGCAAACCCTTTCAGCGCAGGCATTGAGATTGCCGAGAGGATGCCGATGAGCGTCAAAACGAGCAGTAACTCCGTGATTGTAAACCCCGTATTTTTTAAGGGCATGCCTCGATTCCCCACAGACCGTTGTTGGTGCTTGGAAGGATAAAAGCGGCGGTCGCCTTCTTCCAACCTTCCATTTTTCCGTCCAACTGTCCGGGGTTTTTCTTGCTGCTGGCTGCTGGTTGCCGGCTGATAGCGATCCCGCACTGCTTTAGTAGACTCCTGTTGTTTCGTCAACCCAATTCGTTATGTCGGCATCCAGCTCCGTTCCGCCTTCTTTCCCATCTTTCCCCATGGAATAGAGATCGTAGTCATAGCCGTAATGGCTGCTGGGTTGGCGATAAACGTAAGGATTGTCCCATGGATCCATGAAGCTTGGACTATCTACATAGGGACCACCCCAGTTCGGCGGTGCTGGACTTGGGGCGCGCCACAAGGCACTCAGTCCTTGTTCGGTGGTTGGGTATTCACCTGTTGTTATTGCGTATTGCTCTAATGCGGTTTTAATGCTATTAATTTCTGTTTGTGCCTTGGCAACTTTCGCCTGCTGCGGTGCGTTTATAACGCGAGGCGCGATGAAGGCTGCGAGGATACCTAAGATGACGATTACTATTGTCAGTTCAATTAGGGTTAATCCGGATTCATCGGACTTTAGCGACCTATACATTTTCTGTTTCTCCTGTATTGGCAATTAGCCATTCGTTATTCGCGAGCTGCGAGCTGCTATTCACTAATTGCTAAGCAATTGATTCGCTTCAAAGATTGGCAGGATCATCGCAACAGCGATAAACCCTATAATGATACCCATGAATAAAATAACAAGCGGACCGATGGAACTCGTTAAACGTT encodes:
- a CDS encoding prepilin-type N-terminal cleavage/methylation domain-containing protein; translation: MRDRYQPATSSQQQEKPRTVGRKNGRLEEGDRRFYPSKHQQRSVGNRGMPLKNTGFTITELLLVLTLIGILSAISMPALKGFAATRRLKASAATLRSLLTFARDMAITDRTTYLVVFDLDNDRYWLASSETFNPSNPLRSALTAQNSTALAAIQNNTNVSTTTTPTTTNASQQNPLSRTSGILGVPHSVEQNVTLAAMITNYNGRAVQADSGVAYIYFSPNATSEETLVYLRNSRNQIMSVTVEAASGRVRARQLVPAEIEMLGFTPEN
- the gspG gene encoding type II secretion system major pseudopilin GspG, which translates into the protein MYRSLKSDESGLTLIELTIVIVILGILAAFIAPRVINAPQQAKVAKAQTEINSIKTALEQYAITTGEYPTTEQGLSALWRAPSPAPPNWGGPYVDSPSFMDPWDNPYVYRQPSSHYGYDYDLYSMGKDGKEGGTELDADITNWVDETTGVY